In the Malaya genurostris strain Urasoe2022 chromosome 1, Malgen_1.1, whole genome shotgun sequence genome, one interval contains:
- the LOC131429777 gene encoding BTB/POZ domain-containing protein 7, with protein MNLGLWGCLVPCGLQYWCESKSDTCITEMGATASTDCPGAAGGHSSGVGGGGGGGGGIPGLTGSITTAAGATTTTPLTSAAGGIGVGGGGGGGGGGGAYGPMGLGGGGVIVRERRKKVTGFATLKKKLIRRRRSSKACDHGRVLRDFVSSWSPMELSALLEEYESLAALKDLSVQAELARPPATTFKQDLASLYDYKHCTDCDLVFRGTVFPVHRALLSARCPYFRDLLAGCPGYGARICLELRSSPVDVPMFSSLLRYLYTGDLCTHDPTIDVSLLRRLGEDFGTPNPLENDLRYLLETGDYADAAIVFTSEGGDYHRPDSGSSEYGFRPKLELPCHKAILSARSPFFKNMIQRRTRNVNEEHQLHGTDRSLHVPTRIVLDETVIPKRYARVLLHAIYLDTVDLSLILRGNGCGSGAGSLGEVQALTHTGRARPSPLEEAMELYQIGRFLELDILAQGCEDLILEWLTLDTLATVLRWGGQPHGSAWVYRQACHYLREEFSAIVGSPVLFQLDKSQLIEALQNNFLQASELEVLQAVLKWGEQELIRRMEDREPNLLSHTAHSVTRKGIKKRDLSDVELREILSELLPHVRMDHVLPPSNEILNQAIRRGLVSTPPSHMIGDDRESLRINAWIRGGKNHGLFVRPRLFMPYYEEVKVLLEDHIASQQVELLRMRRSRHMPDIPDTLYMVSRLNSNVSGNMGVGGTSGVDIVAAAAASIPAPDATTMEAMQKREQKLRQSPSCQRALTLPLSSRHEINRQIRLRVVREFNFPDEVSDLLENSSCYCLDADSSTAKSKENDIHASNQSLDDDTTPPPSPALPSDVITQNVSCFGRNMTFPRLQPQPPSQAISHGSGGTGGGLHVTQGGLHGPSSSMLGTHRRHDLPSLIPGGDVVAYRLSAPAGDHSIEGGACSEGHLSDIMPDVAMATASLGQLQLGDMPESLHLDLGDGPSHMIGAAAAMGLHNLPHHRIATPSPSNFHHYMTRGHSSSQSGSLGVVGADGRGASGSSLGSQQQSSAYTARSNSPYTLHRASPGLPHSSYHTGPRL; from the exons ATGAATCTCGGTCTATGGGGATGCTTGGTGCCCTGTGGACTGCAATACTGGTGCGAGAGTAAAAGCGATACATGCATAACGGAAATGGGGGCGACGGCATCGACTGATTGTCCCGGTGCCGCTGGTGGTCACAGTAGTGGTGTTGGAGGAggaggtggtggtggtggtggtattCCGGGTTTGACCGGATCTATAACGACAGCTGCTGGTGCTACAACCACGACACCGCTTACCTCAGCTGCCGGTGGAATTGGAGTTGGAggtggaggaggaggaggaggaggaggaggagcgtATGGTCCAATGGGACTCGGTGGCGGTGGAGTTATCGTTCGCGAACGTCGGAAGAAGGTCACCGGATTTGCTACGCTAAAAAAGAAACTCATTCGACGGCGCCGTTCGTCGAAGGCATGCGATCATGGCCGAGTTTTGCGGGATTTTGTGTCCAGCTGGAGTCCGATGGAACTGTCCGCTCTGCTGGAAGAATACGAGTCACTGGCGGCACTCAAGGATCTCTCGGTACAAGCCGAGCTGGCGCGACCACCGGCCACCACGTTCAAACAGGATCTCGCCAGTTTGTACGATTACAAACACTGCACCGACTGTGATTTGGTGTTTCGGGGAACAGTCTTCCCGGTGCACCGTGCACTACTGTCCGCACGTTGTCCTTACTTCCGAGATTTGCTGGCCGGCTGTCCCGGTTACGGAGCACGCATTTGTCTAGAACTTCGCTCCTCGCCGGTCGACGTTCCAATGTTTTCGTCTCTACTAAGATATCTGTATACAGGAGATTTATGTACACACGATCCGACCATAGATGTAAGTCTGCTACGTAGATTAGGGGAAGATTTCGGCACGCCAAATCCGCTGGAAAATGATCTGCGTTACCTGCTCGAGACGGGTGACTACGCAGATGCCGCCATAGTGTTCACCTCCGAAGGTGGCGACTACCATCGGCCGGATTCCGGCAGTTCGGAGTACGGTTTCCGGCCCAAGTTGGAGTTACCTTGCCACAAAGCAATTCTCAGCGCACGATCGCccttcttcaaaaatatgatccaGCGACGGACGCGGAACGTCAACGAGGAACATCAGCTGCACGGAACGGATCGTTCTCTGCATGTTCCCACGAGAATCGTTCTGGATGAAACGGTTATTCCGAAACGGTATGCTCGAGTGTTGCTTCATGCCATTTACCTAGACACGGTCGATCTTTCGTTGATCCTGCGTGGCAATGGGTGTGGTAGCGGAGCCGGAAGTCTTGGTGAAGTGCAGGCTCTCACACACACTGGTCGAGCTCGACCGTCCCCGCTGGAGGAAGCGATGGAACTATACCAGATCGGTCGATTTCTTGAGTTGGATATTCTGGCCCAAGGTTGCGAGGATTTGATATTGGAGTGGCTTACCCTTGACACTCTAGCCACGGTACTTCGTTGGGGCGGTCAACCGCACGGTTCGGCCTGGGTTTATCGTCAGGCTTGCCATTACTTGCGGGAAGAGTTCTCCGCTATCGTAGGATCACCGGTGCTCTTTCAACTGGACAAATCACAGTTGATCGAAGCactgcaaaacaattttcttcaaGCATCGGAGCTGGAAGTACTGCAGGCTGTGCTGAAGTGGGGCGAACAGGAGCTCATCCGACGGATGGAGGATCGGGAACCGAACCTGCTGAGTCACACAGCCCACTCGGTAACGAGAAAAGGGATCAAAAAGAGGGATTTGAGTGATGTAGAGTTGCGAGAGATTCTGTCGGAACTGTTGCCCCATGTTCGTATGGACCACGTGCTGCCCCCAAGCAACGAGATACTGAACCAGGCAATCCGACGAGGACTGGTGAGTACACCGCCTTCGCATATGATCGGAGACGATCGCGAAAGTTTGAGAATCAATGCGTGGATTCGGGGAGGTAAAAACCATGGGCTGTTCGTGCGACCGAGGCTGTTCATGCCGTACTACGAAGAGGTCAAGGTATTACTGGAGGACCATATCGCATCGCAGCAGGTCGAATTGTTGCGAATGCGAAGATCACGCCACATGCCGGATATCCCGGATACTCTGTATATGGTGTCCCGATTGAATAGCAATGTTAGCGGGAACATGGGCGTTGGTGGTACATCCGGTGTGGATATTGTAGCTGCTGCGGCCGCGTCAATACCGGCTCCGGATGCAACCACAATGGAAGCCATGCAAAAGAGGGAACAAAAACTGCGACAGTCACCAAGCTGTCAACGAGCACTCACCCTGCCGCTGTCCAGTCGTCACGAAATCAATCGTCAAATTAGACTACGTGTGGTTAGGGAATTCAACTTTCCGGATGAGGTGTCCGACCTACTGGAAAACTCTAGCTGTTACTGTTTGGACGCGGATAGTTCCACGGCGAAATCGAAGGAGAACGATATTCACGCGAGTaatcaatcactggatgatgacACAACTCCACCGCCCTCACCGGCACTGCCAAGCGATGTTATTACGCAAAACGTAAGCTGTTTCGGACGCAACATGACATTCCCACGACTACAACCTCAACCACCATCTCAGGCAATTTCACACGGTTCTGGCGGAACCGGCGGGGGTTTACACGTCACTCAGGGTGGCCTACATGGACCAAGTTCGAGTATGCTCGGAACTCACCGGCGTCACGATTTACCTTCACTGATTCCCGGTGGGGATGTCGTGGCTTACCGGCTTTCAGCACCCGCCGGTGATCATTCGATTGAAGGTGGTGCCTGTTCCGAAGGGCATCTGTCCGATATCATGCCGGACGTTGCCATGGCAACGGCTTCTCTCGGACAGCTTCAACTGGGCGACATGCCTGAAAGTCTGCATCTGGATCTGGGTGACGGCCCAAGTCATATGATAGGGGCAGCAGCTGCCATGGGTTTGCACAATCTGCCG caTCATCGAATAGCGACTCCGTCGCCAAGCAATTTCCACCACTACATGACCCGTGGTCATTCATCGTCACAGTCCGGATCGCTGGGTGTGGTGGGAGCCGACGGACGGGGCGCCTCCGGATCGTCACTGGGATCACAACAGCAATCGTCTGCTTACACGGCACGTTCCAACTCACCGTACACGCTTCATCGGGCCAGTCCGGGCCTGCCGCATAGCTCCTACCATACCGGCCCTCGGTTATAG